The DNA window GAATGTATTAACATGATCAATCGTCTTCGAACTCACGCACAGCAAGCAATAGAATTGGAAGACATTCGCAATAAAGAAGAAAAAGTCGTTCAACATCTAGAAAAAACAAACTATCTTGGTGGTAGAACTTCCACGGTTCTTATCCCGCCGCATGGCGGAAAATTAGTAAATCGCATCAGCAAAGAACAACCTGCAAAAGAATATCTTGCTGCACTTCCTAAAGTTCATCTTGATATTAACAAACAAATGGATGTGGATCAAATTGCTGTTGGCACGTACAGCCCGATTGAAGGATTCATGGATAAAGCTGATTTTGAAAGTGTCCTCTCTACCATGCGTTTAGCCAACGGAACGGTCTGGCCACTTCCTATCATTCTTGATGTTTCAGTAGATCAAGCTCATTATCTTAACGTAGGCAGCGACGTGGCACTCGTCAACGAAAACGAAGAGACCATGGCAATTCTTCATCTCACTGAAAAATACTTGTTTGATAAAGAAAATATGAAACAAAAAATGTACAATACTACCAGTACAGATCATCCAGGAGTGCGTATGATTGATTCTATGAATCCTGTGCTTCTTGCAGGTAAAATCACTCTACTTAAACGTCGTAGTTCTGACATCAAAGAACATGAACTTACTCCTAAACAAGTTCGCCGCCTCTTTGAAGAACGTGGTTGGAGTAAAGTGGTCGGCTTTCATACCCGTAACGTCATTCATCGCAGCCATGAATTTATTCAACTACAAGCGATGAAACAAGAATTTTGTGATGGCCTATTTGTTCATCCTGTTGTAGGCAAGAAAAAAGCAGGAGATTTTAATGCAAAATATATCGTTCAAGCCTACGAAACCATGATGAGAGAATTTTACCCAAAGAATAAAGTTATCTTTTCCGTGTTCTCGACCTATTCTCGTTATGCTGGACCTCGCGAAGCACTCTTCACTGCATTATGTCGCAAGAATTTTGGTTGTAGTCATTTCATTGTTGGTCGTGATCATACAGGAGTAGGAAACTTTTATCATCCGCTGGCATCCCATCGCATCTTTGACCAGTTTCCAGATATTGGCATTAAAGCTGTTCGTTTTAACCAGATTTTCTACTCCCCAAAACGCAGCGAACACGTGCATGAAATTGCAGAGATTGAACATCCTGCTGATGATAAATTAGAAATTAGCGGCACGCAGGCACGAGCAATGTTTGAACGTGGCGAGCAGCCGCCAGCGTGGTTCATGCGTCCTGAGATCTCACAGCAGATTATTGATGCAGTAGCAAGAGGAGAAGAAGTATTTGTGCCAAAAGAAGCACCTGTAAATACACCAAAAGATAAGACAATGAAAAAATAAATGGAGAACTATACTATGGCACCAAACCCACGATTAATTGTTTCATCTGATTTGAACGGAACTCTTGTCCATCAGCATACCATGAGTGACATGATTCGAATTTACCTTGGTGCTGAGAAATTTGCTAAAGCAGAGCCCGTCTTCAAACGTCAAACTTCTGGACTCGCAACTATGGAAGAAGCATTCGGCAATGCCGGACCACTTACTCGAGGACTCACCCTACGACAAGCTATCGAGTATACGAGAACCAACATGAAATATGTAGATGGATTTCATGAATTTGTAGGTGAACTCGCCCAAGGAGAGATCCCATTAATTGTCAACTCTACAGGTTATTCAGTTTCTATTCACGCAATTCGTGCTCAGGTCGGTCTAGATAAAATTCATGGCCAAATTGGCAATAATCTTGTCTTTGGAATGTATGGATTAGATTCAATAGAGATTAATGATCAAGATTTAGAAGGAGAAATAAGGAAATATTTTAGTGATCCAAGCTATGCCACATGGCCCATTTATGATTGCATTCAAGCAACCGGAGAAGTACGTCTAGGTATTGCTAACGAAGATGCTAAAGCAGAACTTCTTGCAGCATATGTAGCTCAACATTTCCCAGGAGTCCAACCACGGCAGTTAGTCCATATAGGAGATACCATGGGTGATAGTGGCGGAATCGTTGGTGTTGCTCGCATGGGCGGCACAGGTATTGCGTTCAATTACAACGCCCCACTGGAAACATATCTGCGAGAAAGAATAGCCACAGAACCTCACCTCGCAAACAGAATTCATTTTGTGGATCCAAAAGGACCTAACTCAGATCTACGAAATGTTCTACCAATAATCCTAGAAAAATAAAATCCCCCTCATCATTTTTTATATTTTTTTACATAATACCAAAACATGACTGCAAAAATCCTCTGGTTCACTGGTCTCTCCGGCAGTGGAAAAACCACCATCGCCACTAAACTAGAAGAACATCTCAAAAACCAAAATAGACGTGTTCTCACCCTTGATGGCGACGTTGTAAGAGAAACTCTCCACAAAAATCTAGGTTTTACACCAGATGATATCCATGAAAACAATCGCCTTATTGCACAACTAGCAAAAGATAACGCAAAAGAGTACGACTTTATCATCGTTCCTATCATCTCCCCATTCAGAGAAGACCGTAACAAAGCAAGAGCATTGCTTGAACCTGATTTCATTGAAGTATTCATTGACACACCATTAGAAGAATGCATCAAACGAGACGTTAAAGGTCATTATCAAAAAGCTCTAAAAGGTGAAATCAAAAATTTTATTGGTGTTGCCAAAGAAAACCCTTACCAACCACCATCGCATCCAGAGATTCATATCAAAACCAAAGAAAACACAATTGAGCAAGCAATGCAAATCATCCTAACCTATTTCAACCCATGACCCAAGAACTACAAACAAAATCGTACTTAGAAAGCCAAGGGTGGACCCCTCACATTCTCG is part of the Candidatus Woesearchaeota archaeon genome and encodes:
- the sat gene encoding sulfate adenylyltransferase, which translates into the protein MNAQQVKLIVTLGPSTNTQHDLLIMKDHEVDFVRTNMSHSSLEELEQCIKRAKEVGIPFIIDTEGSQIRTGDLCHPSIELEENEEIKLYKEKIVGDKTKISLTPGYIIDQLEEGDLIHVDFDTLILRVSSIATKNQGYILAKAISKGFMGKNKGIVVDPSQDKTFSLPPLSPKDYKSISMGLRYGVEHIAVSFVRSKETIDEVRRACQGKMKIISKIECVDGLEHLDEIIENSDYLLIDRGDLSKEIPLERIPLTQKLILQKARKRNVGVFVATNFLETMVDKRKPTRAEVHDVINTIMDGASGVVLSAETAIGKYPLECINMINRLRTHAQQAIELEDIRNKEEKVVQHLEKTNYLGGRTSTVLIPPHGGKLVNRISKEQPAKEYLAALPKVHLDINKQMDVDQIAVGTYSPIEGFMDKADFESVLSTMRLANGTVWPLPIILDVSVDQAHYLNVGSDVALVNENEETMAILHLTEKYLFDKENMKQKMYNTTSTDHPGVRMIDSMNPVLLAGKITLLKRRSSDIKEHELTPKQVRRLFEERGWSKVVGFHTRNVIHRSHEFIQLQAMKQEFCDGLFVHPVVGKKKAGDFNAKYIVQAYETMMREFYPKNKVIFSVFSTYSRYAGPREALFTALCRKNFGCSHFIVGRDHTGVGNFYHPLASHRIFDQFPDIGIKAVRFNQIFYSPKRSEHVHEIAEIEHPADDKLEISGTQARAMFERGEQPPAWFMRPEISQQIIDAVARGEEVFVPKEAPVNTPKDKTMKK
- the cysC gene encoding adenylyl-sulfate kinase, producing the protein MTAKILWFTGLSGSGKTTIATKLEEHLKNQNRRVLTLDGDVVRETLHKNLGFTPDDIHENNRLIAQLAKDNAKEYDFIIVPIISPFREDRNKARALLEPDFIEVFIDTPLEECIKRDVKGHYQKALKGEIKNFIGVAKENPYQPPSHPEIHIKTKENTIEQAMQIILTYFNP